One genomic segment of Streptomyces sp. TLI_146 includes these proteins:
- the dcd gene encoding dCTP deaminase, with translation MLLSDKDIRAEIDAGRVRIDPYDESMVQPSSIDVRLDRYFRVFENHRYPHIDPAVEQADLTRLVEPDGDEPFILHPGEFVLASTYEVISLPDDLASRLEGKSSLGRLGLVTHSTAGFIDPGFSGHVTLELSNLATLPIKLWPGMKIGQLCLFRLTSSAESPYGSERYGSRYQGQRGPTASRSYLNFHRTQV, from the coding sequence GTGCTTCTCTCAGACAAGGACATCCGGGCCGAGATCGACGCGGGTCGCGTCCGTATCGATCCGTACGACGAATCCATGGTCCAGCCATCCAGCATCGATGTGCGGCTCGACCGCTATTTCCGGGTGTTCGAGAATCACCGGTACCCGCACATCGACCCCGCGGTCGAGCAGGCGGACCTCACCCGGCTCGTCGAGCCGGACGGCGACGAGCCCTTCATCCTGCACCCGGGTGAGTTCGTGCTCGCCTCGACCTACGAGGTCATCTCCCTCCCCGACGACCTCGCCTCCCGCTTGGAGGGCAAGAGCTCGCTCGGGCGGCTCGGCCTGGTCACGCACTCCACGGCCGGCTTCATCGACCCGGGCTTCTCGGGCCATGTGACGCTGGAGCTCTCCAACCTCGCGACCCTCCCGATCAAGCTCTGGCCGGGCATGAAGATCGGGCAGCTGTGCCTCTTCCGGCTGACCTCCTCCGCCGAGTCGCCGTACGGCTCGGAGCGGTACGGGTCCCGGTACCAGGGCCAGCGCGGACCGACC
- a CDS encoding FG-GAP-like repeat-containing protein yields the protein MRRHMFVRSAVAGAAALGVVTSAVPAIAATGEPGDSGEVVLPAGARYLPRKDQLVEAGASGYVHYQEGASGKLWTDYRTGETQQLREYARPRYDEHSGLRAKPSAAADGTHQVAISGVAGGTTTVDLPPGYVWTRAYTADSVVAYRSTADRMVSAVSVFQVVDGKTIEHPVENLPQNMGGPGNGPLLLAREQDPNGALFSVAQPDGKSADYFMDYGTRTLRPLPADFKKGYVVLGRNHILTYDRGNPQLRTLRRDDPSARTVTVPMPKATGNEQDYASFGVVGDWVVFRRGLDVSAEQYVQGNKLWAMPVTGGTPRELLPYADEDITPAPDGSFLVTGGTGPKDWAVRQVTAGADGTPTLDVVRKVPPVTAQIDGIALGAGTLSYFSTADANPLMALYERQVTLTGAPEATAPVVRSLVLSGGKLPQAMGNGRTAYVDGQMLVSPTAPGTMQAVRLGEDARLDDAFGHYVLGRTPGRDHFGDLATGQDDPALLNDVNSAALWGNTLWRVRFMSGASKVEAYDLKAKRVVETLDIGCSANELQALGRWIYWSCGPDSAGVLDRTTNKSIAVPGGDVLLGDGFTVRHDHTAKKLTLTDFSKGAGSTPTTSELGDLSVLTTGSDPYDRRVNWTVDKFGDRVAYVDEEQRVHIKPLHVPRSPLALLDSDAASWLRTLPAGKAQPWRGSWQLSQAPADWHITVTDAAGRLVRKIGGHRQGISLTAEWDGTTDTGEAVTGGRYTWTLHADNGDGTGMRKVTSGAITAYGYATTYRDFDGDGFGELLGITPDGVADLRLGDGRGGVDGKLSGASWRSATAAAPFGDFNGDRCNDVVVRVASGELRVYTPGCGQPLTSSAPYTRIGGGWNIYDTLTSPGDLTGDGRADLLAREASTGDLYLYADNGARNFKARVKIGRGWTGYTLAGAGDMNGDGKADLLARDASGVLWLYPGTGTGALAPRVKVGGGWQVYNALVGAGDLNGDGKPDLLARDNSGVLWSYAGNGKGNFAGRQRIGGGWQMYKYLF from the coding sequence TTGAGACGTCACATGTTCGTGCGGAGTGCGGTCGCGGGCGCGGCGGCACTCGGGGTCGTGACGAGCGCCGTTCCCGCGATCGCGGCCACCGGCGAGCCCGGTGACTCCGGTGAGGTGGTGCTGCCGGCGGGCGCGCGATACCTGCCGCGCAAGGACCAGTTGGTAGAGGCCGGAGCGAGCGGCTACGTCCACTATCAGGAGGGCGCGTCGGGCAAGCTGTGGACGGACTACCGCACCGGCGAGACCCAGCAGCTCCGTGAATACGCAAGGCCCAGGTACGACGAGCACTCGGGGCTGCGGGCCAAGCCCTCCGCGGCCGCCGACGGCACGCACCAGGTCGCCATCAGCGGCGTTGCCGGCGGAACCACCACGGTGGACCTGCCGCCGGGCTACGTCTGGACGCGGGCGTACACCGCCGATTCAGTGGTTGCGTACAGGTCCACGGCGGATCGGATGGTCAGTGCCGTCAGTGTGTTCCAGGTGGTGGACGGCAAGACGATCGAGCACCCGGTCGAAAACCTTCCGCAGAACATGGGCGGCCCCGGGAACGGTCCTCTGCTGCTCGCGCGCGAGCAGGACCCCAATGGCGCGCTGTTCAGCGTGGCACAGCCGGACGGCAAGTCCGCCGACTACTTCATGGACTACGGAACGCGGACGCTCAGGCCGCTTCCGGCAGACTTCAAGAAGGGCTACGTCGTACTCGGGAGGAACCACATCCTGACGTACGACAGAGGAAACCCGCAGCTGCGCACCCTGCGCCGGGACGATCCGTCGGCCAGGACCGTCACGGTCCCGATGCCCAAGGCAACCGGAAACGAACAGGATTACGCCTCCTTCGGTGTGGTTGGCGACTGGGTCGTCTTCCGCAGGGGCCTGGACGTGAGCGCCGAGCAGTACGTCCAGGGAAACAAGCTCTGGGCCATGCCGGTCACGGGCGGCACACCCCGCGAACTGCTCCCGTACGCCGACGAGGACATCACGCCCGCCCCCGACGGCAGCTTCCTCGTCACCGGCGGCACCGGCCCCAAGGACTGGGCGGTACGCCAGGTCACGGCCGGCGCGGACGGGACCCCGACCCTCGATGTCGTACGGAAAGTGCCGCCCGTAACGGCCCAGATCGACGGGATCGCGCTCGGCGCCGGGACACTGAGCTACTTCAGCACCGCCGACGCGAATCCGCTCATGGCCCTGTACGAGCGGCAGGTCACTCTCACCGGCGCGCCCGAGGCCACGGCTCCCGTGGTGCGCTCGCTGGTACTCAGCGGCGGGAAGTTGCCCCAGGCCATGGGCAACGGGAGGACCGCGTACGTCGACGGGCAGATGCTCGTTTCGCCGACGGCTCCCGGCACGATGCAGGCGGTGCGGCTCGGGGAGGACGCCCGGCTCGACGACGCTTTCGGCCACTACGTCCTCGGAAGGACGCCGGGGCGCGACCATTTCGGAGACCTGGCGACGGGGCAAGACGACCCGGCTCTGCTCAACGACGTCAACTCTGCGGCACTGTGGGGCAACACGCTGTGGCGGGTCAGGTTCATGTCGGGGGCGAGCAAGGTCGAGGCGTACGACCTCAAAGCCAAGCGGGTCGTCGAGACGCTGGACATCGGCTGCTCCGCCAACGAGCTCCAGGCCCTCGGCCGCTGGATCTACTGGAGCTGCGGCCCGGACAGTGCCGGCGTCCTCGACCGAACGACGAACAAGAGCATTGCCGTGCCCGGCGGGGACGTGCTGCTCGGCGACGGCTTCACGGTCCGCCACGACCACACCGCGAAGAAGCTGACGCTCACCGACTTCAGCAAGGGGGCAGGCAGTACCCCCACCACATCCGAACTGGGCGACCTGAGCGTGCTAACAACGGGCTCGGATCCCTACGACCGGCGGGTCAACTGGACGGTCGACAAGTTCGGCGACCGCGTCGCCTATGTCGACGAGGAGCAGCGCGTTCACATCAAGCCGCTGCACGTCCCGCGCTCTCCCCTGGCCCTCCTCGACTCCGACGCGGCCTCGTGGCTCCGGACGCTCCCGGCGGGGAAGGCGCAGCCCTGGCGCGGCTCCTGGCAGCTGTCGCAGGCCCCCGCCGACTGGCACATCACGGTGACGGACGCCGCCGGACGACTCGTCAGGAAGATCGGTGGCCACCGGCAGGGCATCTCCCTGACCGCTGAGTGGGACGGCACCACCGACACCGGCGAGGCCGTCACCGGTGGCCGTTACACCTGGACGCTCCACGCGGACAACGGCGACGGCACCGGGATGCGCAAGGTCACCTCTGGCGCGATCACCGCGTACGGCTACGCGACCACGTACCGGGACTTCGACGGCGACGGCTTCGGCGAGCTGCTGGGCATCACGCCGGATGGTGTCGCCGACCTGCGCCTCGGTGACGGCCGCGGCGGTGTCGACGGCAAGCTCTCGGGCGCCAGCTGGAGGTCCGCGACCGCCGCGGCCCCCTTCGGGGACTTCAACGGCGACCGCTGCAACGACGTCGTGGTGCGGGTGGCGAGCGGCGAACTGCGCGTCTACACGCCGGGCTGCGGCCAACCGCTGACGTCGTCGGCCCCGTACACGCGAATCGGGGGTGGCTGGAACATCTACGACACCCTGACCTCCCCGGGCGACCTGACGGGTGACGGCCGCGCGGACCTGCTCGCCCGCGAGGCGTCCACGGGCGACCTGTACCTGTACGCGGACAACGGCGCCCGGAACTTCAAGGCGCGGGTGAAGATCGGCCGGGGCTGGACGGGCTACACCCTCGCGGGCGCGGGCGATATGAATGGCGACGGTAAGGCCGACCTCCTCGCCCGCGACGCTTCCGGAGTCCTCTGGCTGTACCCCGGCACCGGCACCGGCGCCCTCGCCCCCCGCGTCAAGGTCGGCGGCGGCTGGCAGGTCTACAACGCCCTGGTCGGCGCGGGCGACCTGAACGGCGACGGCAAGCCGGACCTGCTGGCCCGGGACAACTCCGGAGTCCTGTGGTCCTACGCCGGCAACGGCAAGGGCAACTTCGCCGGACGCCAGCGGATCGGCGGCGGCTGGCAGATGTACAAGTACCTCTTCTAG